In a single window of the Serratia quinivorans genome:
- the rpiA gene encoding Ribose-5-phosphate isomerase A, translating into MTQDELKKAVGWAALDYVTPGTIVGVGTGSTAAHFIDALGSIKHQIEGAVSSSDASTAKLKSLGIHVFDSNEVDSLDIYVDGADEINRHMQMIKGGGAALTREKIIAAIARKFICIVDSSKQVDVLGKFPLPVEVIPMARSYVARELVKLGGLPEYRQNVLTDNGNVILDVHNLSIMDAIALENKINGIAGVVTVGLFANRGADVALVGTPDGVKVVE; encoded by the coding sequence ATGACGCAGGATGAACTGAAAAAAGCGGTTGGCTGGGCAGCACTGGATTACGTTACCCCGGGCACCATCGTTGGGGTCGGCACTGGCTCGACCGCCGCCCACTTTATTGACGCGCTCGGCTCGATCAAGCACCAGATCGAAGGGGCTGTGTCCAGCTCTGACGCCTCTACCGCCAAGCTGAAAAGCCTCGGTATCCACGTTTTCGACAGCAATGAAGTGGATTCACTGGATATTTATGTCGACGGCGCGGATGAAATCAACCGCCATATGCAGATGATCAAAGGCGGCGGCGCTGCGCTGACGCGTGAAAAAATCATTGCCGCTATCGCGCGCAAATTTATCTGTATTGTCGATTCCAGCAAACAGGTCGATGTGTTGGGTAAATTCCCTCTGCCGGTAGAAGTGATCCCGATGGCACGTTCTTACGTAGCGCGTGAGCTGGTCAAGCTGGGCGGGCTGCCGGAGTATCGTCAGAATGTCCTGACCGATAACGGCAACGTGATCCTCGATGTGCATAACCTGAGCATCATGGACGCCATTGCGCTGGAAAACAAAATCAACGGCATCGCCGGTGTGGTGACCGTGGGTCTGTTCGCCAACCGGGGTGCCGATGTGGCGCTGGTTGGTACGCCTGACGGCGTGAAGGTTGTCGAGTAA